A genomic segment from Bacteroidota bacterium encodes:
- the recG gene encoding ATP-dependent DNA helicase RecG, producing MFTTMDRQHGFLDTPIEYLKGVGPKRADMLKKELNIYVFDDLLTFYPFRYVDRTKFQKIKDIRDELNYVQIKGHITNLTTVGVNRSARLVATFTDETGSIELIWFNGFKWLKDSVKIGVHYIIFGKPSLFNNKFNISHPEIETVESADASPVTVNLQPFYSSSEKLRAGGLDSRGIGKLTKTLVAQAAGQLPETLRHDIIENARLMSREAALSTIHFPQDQNSLLKAQARLKFEELFYIQIKLLKQKVYRVQKIKGVSFGTIGKHFNDFFHNNLPFELTGAQKRVLREIRQDAATGKQMNRLLQGDVGSGKTLVALMTMLMALDNGYQSCLMAPTEILAQQHFKTLTRFLEGLDIRVEILTGSTKAAKRRVIHEGLQDGSISIIVGTHALVEDTVQFKNLGLAVIDEQHRFGVAQRARMWQKNEITPHILVMTATPIPRTLAMTLYGDLDISVIDELPPGRVPIKTLHYWDSARLRVFGFMKEQIKKGRQIYIVYPLINESETLDLKHLMDGYESISRSFPLPEYAISIVHGQMKSAEKDYEMQRFIKGETNIMVATTVIEVGVDIPNASVMIIENAERFGLSQLHQLRGRVGRGAEQSYCILMTGNKVSSDGKKRIETMVQTTNGFEIAEADLHLRGPGDLQGLQQSGILDLKIADIVQDEKILKYARGLAMEIINTDPTLEKPENAVILNQLNTTYREKGNWGMIG from the coding sequence ATGTTTACAACGATGGACCGCCAGCATGGATTTCTTGATACGCCAATCGAATACCTCAAGGGTGTTGGCCCTAAAAGAGCCGATATGCTTAAGAAAGAATTGAACATTTATGTGTTTGATGACTTGCTTACCTTCTATCCGTTCCGTTATGTTGACCGTACTAAATTTCAGAAAATAAAGGATATCCGGGATGAGCTGAATTATGTCCAGATAAAAGGCCATATAACAAACCTTACAACTGTTGGAGTGAACCGTTCAGCAAGGCTTGTAGCGACCTTTACGGATGAAACGGGGAGTATTGAACTTATCTGGTTCAATGGATTTAAATGGCTCAAAGATTCAGTTAAAATCGGTGTTCATTATATTATTTTTGGGAAGCCTTCTCTGTTCAATAATAAATTCAATATTTCTCATCCTGAAATTGAGACCGTCGAAAGTGCAGATGCATCGCCCGTTACAGTGAATCTGCAGCCCTTTTACAGTTCATCCGAAAAATTACGCGCCGGAGGATTAGACAGCCGTGGCATCGGGAAACTCACAAAAACACTGGTAGCACAAGCTGCCGGACAGCTGCCGGAAACGCTGCGTCATGATATTATTGAAAACGCCCGTTTGATGAGCCGTGAAGCCGCACTTTCAACTATTCATTTTCCACAGGACCAGAATAGTCTTCTGAAAGCTCAGGCACGCCTCAAATTTGAAGAGCTGTTTTATATCCAGATTAAACTTTTGAAACAAAAAGTTTACCGTGTTCAAAAAATCAAAGGCGTAAGCTTTGGTACTATTGGCAAACATTTCAACGATTTTTTTCATAACAATCTACCTTTTGAACTTACCGGAGCGCAAAAAAGAGTCCTCCGTGAAATCCGTCAGGATGCTGCAACGGGCAAGCAAATGAACCGTCTGTTACAAGGCGATGTGGGCAGTGGTAAAACGCTGGTAGCTCTTATGACAATGCTGATGGCACTCGACAACGGCTATCAGTCGTGCCTCATGGCGCCTACCGAAATACTTGCACAACAGCATTTCAAGACACTCACACGTTTTCTTGAAGGCCTGGACATAAGAGTTGAAATTCTTACCGGTTCTACAAAAGCTGCAAAAAGACGGGTTATTCACGAAGGATTGCAGGACGGAAGTATTTCGATTATAGTGGGAACACACGCATTGGTTGAAGACACCGTTCAGTTTAAAAATCTCGGACTCGCCGTAATTGACGAGCAACACCGTTTCGGAGTAGCACAGCGTGCACGCATGTGGCAAAAAAATGAAATCACGCCACATATCCTGGTGATGACCGCCACTCCTATTCCCCGAACGCTCGCCATGACACTTTACGGCGATCTGGATATTTCGGTAATTGATGAATTGCCCCCGGGCCGGGTTCCGATAAAAACGCTGCACTACTGGGATTCGGCGAGACTTCGCGTATTTGGTTTTATGAAAGAACAGATTAAGAAAGGTCGTCAAATCTATATTGTTTATCCTCTGATTAATGAATCGGAAACACTTGATCTGAAACACTTGATGGACGGCTATGAGAGCATCAGTCGTAGTTTCCCGCTGCCTGAATACGCTATCAGCATTGTACACGGACAAATGAAGTCGGCAGAAAAAGATTACGAAATGCAGCGCTTTATTAAAGGTGAAACCAATATTATGGTGGCAACCACTGTAATTGAGGTGGGCGTTGATATTCCGAATGCGTCAGTGATGATTATTGAAAATGCGGAACGTTTCGGGTTATCTCAGCTTCATCAGCTCAGAGGCCGCGTTGGCAGAGGTGCTGAGCAATCATATTGTATATTAATGACCGGAAATAAAGTGAGCTCCGATGGTAAAAAACGCATCGAAACAATGGTACAAACCACCAACGGCTTTGAAATTGCTGAAGCCGACCTTCATTTGCGCGGACCGGGCGATTTACAGGGCCTGCAACAAAGCGGAATCCTTGACCTCAAGATTGCAGATATTGTACAAGACGAAAAAATTCTGAAATATGCCCGTGGTCTTGCTATGGAAATCATTAATACAGATCCAACGCTCGAAAAGCCCGAAAACGCTGTTATTCTGAACCAGCTTAACACAACCTACCGAGAAAAAGGCAACTGGGGTATGATAGGCTGA
- a CDS encoding tetratricopeptide repeat protein, whose translation MNRKRAVRLLVLCLTFPVFQQVYAQSRVDSLLALLRFAPAYAQAGLFNELCTETRGQYPETAMKYATAAKASAIKNGDKKNLALAHKNIGILLYFKGDFQQASQEYYEALALFREVKDMKGVSACTNNLGIICKEQSNYPAALSFYMQSLKTDEQLGDEDGMASGLSNIGEVYQLMGAYSKAIDFYHQALLLEKKNNDNEGIAECYGNIGAACQENGNFTDALVYGMKALQLFSQSGNLQKKGLCYNNLGWLFFSAGDNLKAMNYYNKAMVIRVQTSDKSGMAITLSNIGKVYEALEEWDTAMDYYFRSVRIDLEIGNKKKVAASLADQGLIWLKRDDFARATDFFLNSLEMALDVSARPEILSDYRYLTKCLGKQKDYEKAWEYSQLFFALNDSVQAESAGMFRKQYSYNESEQPTMDTKQTVIAATSTGPCDLTNRMFIIGLFELFIIMILSTILMRERTLRRRRSKSLPQK comes from the coding sequence TTGAACAGAAAACGAGCCGTACGGCTTCTGGTTTTGTGTCTTACATTTCCCGTATTCCAGCAAGTATATGCACAGTCGCGAGTTGACAGCTTGCTGGCGTTGCTTAGATTCGCGCCGGCATATGCACAGGCAGGATTATTCAACGAGCTTTGCACCGAAACCAGAGGTCAATACCCTGAGACAGCTATGAAATATGCTACCGCGGCAAAAGCATCTGCAATAAAAAACGGAGACAAAAAAAACCTGGCGCTTGCACATAAAAACATTGGAATTCTTTTATACTTCAAAGGAGATTTTCAGCAGGCTTCCCAAGAATATTATGAAGCTCTTGCCCTGTTCCGCGAAGTCAAAGATATGAAAGGTGTTTCTGCCTGCACGAATAATCTTGGCATTATTTGCAAGGAACAAAGCAATTACCCTGCAGCCTTGAGTTTCTATATGCAAAGCCTTAAAACGGATGAACAATTGGGTGATGAAGACGGCATGGCTTCAGGGCTTTCAAATATTGGCGAGGTGTATCAGCTGATGGGTGCATACAGTAAAGCGATCGACTTTTACCATCAAGCTCTGTTGCTCGAAAAGAAGAATAACGATAATGAAGGCATTGCGGAGTGCTATGGAAATATTGGCGCAGCATGTCAGGAAAACGGAAATTTCACGGATGCTTTAGTGTACGGAATGAAAGCACTTCAATTGTTTTCACAATCGGGCAATCTGCAAAAAAAAGGGCTTTGTTATAACAATCTGGGCTGGCTGTTTTTCTCTGCAGGTGATAATCTGAAAGCCATGAATTATTATAATAAAGCAATGGTAATTCGCGTGCAAACGAGTGATAAATCGGGCATGGCAATTACATTAAGTAACATTGGAAAGGTTTACGAAGCGCTGGAAGAATGGGATACTGCCATGGATTATTATTTTCGGTCTGTAAGAATCGACCTTGAAATTGGAAATAAAAAAAAGGTGGCTGCATCACTCGCTGATCAAGGGCTGATTTGGTTGAAGCGTGATGATTTTGCAAGAGCAACTGATTTCTTTCTGAACAGCCTTGAAATGGCACTTGATGTGTCGGCCCGTCCTGAAATATTATCTGACTACAGATACCTCACTAAATGTCTGGGAAAACAGAAAGATTATGAGAAAGCATGGGAATATTCGCAATTGTTTTTTGCGTTGAATGATTCGGTACAAGCCGAAAGTGCTGGCATGTTCCGCAAGCAGTATTCATATAATGAATCGGAACAACCAACAATGGATACAAAACAAACAGTAATCGCGGCAACCTCAACAGGTCCCTGCGATTTAACAAATCGCATGTTTATTATTGGTTTATTCGAGTTATTTATTATCATGATTCTGTCAACGATTCTAATGCGTGAAAGAACGTTGAGAAGACGTCGCAGTAAATCACTTCCTCAAAAATAA
- a CDS encoding CapA family protein encodes MKTILKLFIIVVAFFCGSYSYAGHDKKMSVSTPVNGDSIRTAVDTIIIVGAGDIMLGTIIPSREFLPKNEDCSGELAPTGEIFRTADVAFCNLEGVFTDSPVGRKSCKNQSICYTFGMPPKFVNCLVDAGFDLISTANNHCGDFGLAGRQNTAKTLDDAGLHYAGFLSKPFTIYEKDSLKYGFCAFSPESGNCDMRKFAEAQAIVKHLDSVCDVVIVSFHSGAEGADHQHVTRQDEMFMGYNRGNVYAFAHKMIDAGADVIFGHGPHVTRGIEVYNGRFIAYSMGNFCTYSKVSVAGVCGLAPIIKLWVDKDGKFLKGKIYPTFQDKYQPPAIDGQKRVTKIIQNLTKTDFPEVNISISDEGDISVPKK; translated from the coding sequence ATGAAAACAATTCTCAAGCTGTTTATTATTGTTGTTGCCTTTTTTTGTGGAAGCTACAGTTACGCCGGGCATGACAAAAAAATGAGCGTATCAACTCCTGTCAATGGAGATAGTATTCGAACGGCTGTGGACACAATAATCATTGTGGGCGCTGGCGATATTATGCTTGGAACAATCATTCCTTCACGAGAATTTCTGCCTAAAAATGAAGATTGTTCAGGCGAGTTGGCTCCTACAGGCGAAATCTTCAGAACAGCTGATGTTGCTTTTTGCAATCTGGAAGGCGTTTTCACAGATTCACCCGTTGGACGTAAATCATGCAAAAATCAAAGTATTTGCTACACCTTCGGGATGCCGCCGAAATTTGTTAATTGCCTTGTTGATGCAGGTTTCGACCTGATTAGTACTGCCAATAATCATTGTGGTGACTTTGGTCTTGCCGGAAGGCAGAATACTGCTAAAACACTTGATGATGCCGGATTGCATTATGCCGGATTTCTTTCCAAACCTTTCACTATCTATGAAAAAGACAGTCTGAAATATGGTTTTTGCGCTTTCTCGCCTGAAAGCGGTAATTGCGATATGCGGAAGTTTGCAGAAGCACAGGCAATCGTGAAACATCTCGATTCGGTGTGTGATGTGGTCATCGTATCATTTCACAGTGGTGCCGAAGGAGCCGACCATCAACATGTGACGCGTCAGGACGAAATGTTTATGGGATATAACCGTGGAAATGTTTATGCTTTTGCACACAAAATGATTGATGCCGGAGCGGATGTTATTTTCGGTCACGGGCCTCATGTTACCCGGGGTATTGAAGTCTACAACGGTCGTTTTATCGCATACAGCATGGGAAATTTCTGTACGTACAGCAAAGTCAGCGTAGCGGGAGTTTGCGGACTGGCGCCCATTATTAAACTGTGGGTTGATAAGGATGGCAAATTTCTGAAAGGCAAAATTTATCCGACATTTCAGGATAAATACCAGCCGCCGGCCATTGATGGTCAAAAACGCGTAACAAAGATTATTCAGAATCTTACAAAGACCGATTTCCCGGAAGTAAACATCAGCATCAGCGACGAAGGCGATATCAGTGTTCCAAAAAAGTAG
- a CDS encoding valine--tRNA ligase: protein MELASKYDPSLTEDKWYKYWLDNGFFHSVPDEREPYCIVIPPPNVTGVLHMGHILNNTIQDILVRRARMQGKNALWVPGTDHASIATEAKVVDLLSRQGISKKDLSRDEFLQHAWKWREKHGGIILEQLKKLGASCDWERTRFTMDPVLYDSVIQVFVDLYEKGLIYRGVRMVNWDPSALTALSDEEVNYREVNSKLYYVRYRIEDTSDEWITIATTRPETILGDTAVCVHPEDERYAALKGKRIIIPLVERSVPLIYDEYVEREFGTGALKVTPAHDINDYNLGIKHKLKSIDIFNPNGTLNENAELYIGEDRFAVREKIVEELRAKGYIVKIEEIVNKVGFSERTDAVIEPKLSLQWFMRMTEMAKPALDVVMDDTVAFHPAKFKNTYRHWMENVKDWCISRQLWWGQRIPAYYLPNGDFVVAASLDEAFEKAKLLLKDADLKIEDLRQDEDVLDTWFSSWLWPISVFDGIRHPDNDDIKYYYPTNELITAPEILFFWVARMIMAGLEYRHEVPFKNVYLTGIVRDKLGRKMSKSLGNSPDPIELMEKYGADGVRIGMLFSSPAGNDLPFDESLCEQGRNFSNKLWNAFRLVQGWQVDETIEQPAYAKVAIEWFEARLNAEMEAIDDHFTKFRVSDALMALYKLVWDDFCAWYLEMVKPAYGSPIDSATFGSTVCFFDRLVKLMHPFMPFITEEIWQILRERKPNDSIMVSKMPEIKPYNKQLLKDFDFAMQVITAVRSIRKEKNIPMKEPINLLIKKNFGETPDTTFDSLACKLCNVGTLEYITEKPENAMACIVGSTEFYIPFTAGIDIEAERKKMEEELKYYRGFLVSVMKKLDNEKFVNNASQQIVDAERKKQADAEARIKVLDEQLENLKKS, encoded by the coding sequence ATGGAACTCGCATCAAAGTACGACCCCTCACTTACCGAAGATAAATGGTACAAATACTGGCTGGATAATGGTTTTTTCCATTCAGTGCCCGACGAACGTGAGCCTTATTGCATTGTTATACCTCCTCCTAATGTTACGGGAGTGCTACATATGGGGCACATTCTGAATAATACCATACAGGATATTTTAGTGCGCCGCGCCCGTATGCAGGGCAAAAACGCCCTTTGGGTGCCCGGTACCGACCACGCCTCCATTGCCACCGAAGCAAAAGTGGTGGATTTGCTTTCCAGACAAGGTATCAGCAAGAAAGATCTGAGCCGCGATGAGTTTCTTCAGCATGCCTGGAAATGGCGCGAAAAACACGGCGGAATTATTCTCGAACAGCTTAAAAAATTAGGCGCATCATGCGATTGGGAGCGTACACGCTTTACCATGGATCCCGTATTATACGATTCCGTAATACAGGTTTTTGTTGACCTCTATGAAAAAGGGCTTATTTACCGCGGCGTTCGTATGGTGAACTGGGACCCGTCGGCTCTTACGGCACTTTCTGATGAAGAAGTAAATTACCGTGAAGTAAACTCTAAATTGTATTACGTAAGATATCGAATCGAAGACACTTCCGACGAATGGATTACCATCGCAACCACGCGCCCCGAAACAATTCTGGGAGATACCGCTGTATGTGTGCATCCCGAAGATGAGCGCTATGCCGCACTGAAAGGCAAACGCATTATTATTCCGCTGGTGGAACGCAGTGTGCCTCTGATTTATGACGAATATGTGGAGCGGGAATTTGGTACCGGCGCACTGAAAGTAACGCCTGCACATGATATCAATGACTATAACCTCGGCATAAAACACAAACTTAAAAGCATTGACATTTTCAATCCTAACGGAACACTTAATGAGAATGCCGAACTGTATATTGGTGAAGACCGATTTGCCGTAAGAGAAAAAATTGTTGAAGAACTGCGCGCCAAAGGGTACATCGTTAAGATAGAAGAAATCGTAAATAAGGTTGGCTTTTCGGAACGTACCGATGCTGTAATTGAACCAAAACTTTCGTTACAATGGTTCATGCGCATGACTGAAATGGCTAAGCCTGCGCTTGATGTGGTCATGGATGATACCGTTGCGTTTCATCCTGCAAAATTCAAAAACACCTACCGTCATTGGATGGAGAATGTGAAGGACTGGTGCATCTCCCGTCAATTGTGGTGGGGGCAACGCATACCCGCATACTACTTGCCAAACGGCGATTTTGTGGTTGCCGCAAGTTTGGATGAGGCCTTTGAAAAAGCGAAGCTATTGCTGAAAGATGCTGATTTGAAAATTGAAGATTTGAGGCAGGATGAAGATGTACTGGATACCTGGTTTTCATCATGGCTGTGGCCAATCTCTGTTTTCGACGGTATCCGCCATCCTGACAATGACGATATAAAATATTATTATCCCACAAATGAGCTTATCACAGCACCGGAAATCTTGTTTTTCTGGGTGGCTCGTATGATTATGGCAGGGCTTGAATACAGGCATGAAGTGCCCTTTAAAAATGTTTACCTTACCGGGATAGTGCGTGATAAGCTTGGTCGTAAAATGTCCAAATCGCTTGGAAATTCACCCGATCCCATCGAACTGATGGAGAAATATGGCGCCGATGGCGTGCGTATCGGAATGTTATTTTCATCACCCGCCGGTAACGACCTGCCCTTCGACGAATCATTGTGTGAGCAGGGTCGCAACTTCTCCAATAAACTTTGGAATGCTTTCCGCCTTGTACAGGGTTGGCAGGTTGATGAAACTATTGAACAGCCTGCTTATGCAAAGGTCGCTATTGAATGGTTTGAAGCAAGACTGAATGCGGAAATGGAAGCTATTGACGACCATTTCACAAAGTTCCGCGTTTCGGATGCGCTGATGGCTTTATATAAATTAGTGTGGGACGATTTCTGCGCATGGTACCTTGAAATGGTGAAACCTGCTTACGGAAGTCCGATTGACAGTGCTACCTTCGGTTCAACCGTTTGCTTTTTCGACCGTCTTGTTAAGTTGATGCATCCGTTCATGCCTTTTATTACCGAAGAAATCTGGCAAATTCTTCGCGAGCGCAAACCAAATGACTCCATCATGGTTTCAAAAATGCCTGAAATAAAACCATACAATAAGCAGCTGCTCAAAGATTTTGATTTTGCAATGCAGGTAATAACTGCGGTTCGTTCAATTCGTAAGGAAAAAAACATACCCATGAAAGAGCCGATAAACCTGCTTATTAAGAAGAACTTTGGTGAAACGCCTGACACTACTTTTGATTCGCTCGCATGCAAATTATGCAACGTAGGAACGCTGGAGTATATCACGGAAAAGCCTGAAAATGCTATGGCTTGCATAGTTGGTTCAACTGAGTTCTATATTCCTTTTACTGCCGGAATTGACATAGAGGCCGAACGGAAAAAAATGGAAGAAGAGCTGAAATATTATCGTGGCTTTCTCGTTAGTGTAATGAAAAAGCTCGACAACGAAAAATTCGTGAATAACGCATCACAGCAAATCGTAGATGCCGAGCGCAAGAAACAAGCTGATGCTGAAGCCAGAATCAAAGTGCTTGATGAACAACTCGAAAACCTGAAGAAATCATAA
- a CDS encoding ABC transporter ATP-binding protein — protein MEKKEIITLNNISKFYKVGSHVVKALQTVTLTVKQNEYVALMGPSGSGKSTLMNVLGCLDTPTSGSYFLNGKDVSKMNDNELAEVRNKEIGFVFQTFNLLPRSTALDNVTLPLIYAGVGKAKRLARAEEVLKQVQLSDRITHKPNELSGGQRQRVAIARAMVNNPSIILADEPTGNLDSKTSIEIMGLLEDIHNAGNTIILVTHEEDIARHAHRIIRLHDGYIGSDEMNPDIRKMAYYQNPVSE, from the coding sequence ATGGAAAAAAAAGAGATAATTACGCTCAACAATATTTCCAAGTTTTATAAGGTAGGAAGCCATGTTGTAAAGGCGCTCCAAACGGTTACGCTTACGGTGAAACAAAATGAATATGTTGCTTTGATGGGACCGTCAGGTTCCGGGAAATCAACACTGATGAATGTGCTTGGATGCCTTGATACGCCTACAAGCGGTTCCTATTTTTTAAATGGTAAGGATGTCAGTAAAATGAATGATAATGAACTTGCCGAAGTCCGCAACAAGGAAATTGGTTTTGTATTCCAGACATTCAATTTGCTGCCACGTTCAACAGCACTTGATAATGTTACGCTTCCGCTGATATATGCAGGCGTGGGCAAGGCAAAACGGCTGGCTCGTGCCGAAGAAGTCCTGAAACAGGTTCAACTGAGCGACCGTATTACCCATAAGCCCAATGAACTTTCGGGTGGACAGCGCCAGCGTGTCGCTATAGCGCGTGCCATGGTAAATAATCCTTCCATTATACTTGCCGATGAGCCCACAGGGAACCTTGATTCAAAAACATCTATTGAAATCATGGGATTACTTGAAGATATTCACAACGCCGGCAATACCATTATTCTGGTAACACACGAAGAAGATATTGCGCGCCATGCGCATCGTATAATCAGACTTCACGACGGCTATATTGGCTCAGATGAGATGAATCCCGACATTCGAAAAATGGCATATTATCAGAATCCGGTGAGCGAATAA
- a CDS encoding OmpA family protein, producing the protein MDKKLYPIFLSILVALFTLQGVDVRAQKNYGQEADKAYDTEQYSVAIDLYKQAYNKVKKNKAEKARILFRLAECYRKTNQVKQSINWYNRVIKANYPDALTWLYLAEALKADEQYAEAILKYTEYQKLAPEDPRGKQGQEACELAQKWKDDPTRYVVENVKKFNTKLSDFAPYWGDKNYKVLLFTSTREGSTGNATDGWTGQSFSDIYVTYQDKKGAWSEPLPCDENINSNFNEGTPWLNKKANVIYFTRCPVVKKSKMGCQIYYAKKQGKGWAPPDTLKLFDDMGIAVGHPSLDDEECTIYFASDAPGGYGGKDIWVAKRSKRTKPFDKPVNLGPSINGSGDEMFPYLRDDGSLYYSSNSYNHPGMGGLDIFKTIKEGDKWGKSENLKYPMNSAGDDFAIIFKGAKEEGYFSSNRKGGKGDDDIYSFYIPPLVFTLQGVVRDDSTKQIIVGANVKLVGSDGTVVEDSTDATGTYKFGKTQILENTSYELTVSKSGYFSTKGRETTVGLRNSKDLIHDFVLIPIPPVPVVLPDIYYDLAKWDLKPQYQDSLNGLIQTLNENPRIVIELASHTDSRPIPMTNDTLSQRRAQSVVNYLIEKGINPGRLVAKGYGAHVPRTLDRDRIVMYPPNEKGKPYPFAKGTQITDEYIKSLKTKELKEAAHQLNRRTEFSILRDDFVPEASQDTNAQNVVVVINPNDNIVTILPGGAGTFEARCVVNGMSMDFKYDAAENLQISVEMAKQMLTDRRITKSDFKEKDGAFNEDGSFKENAILVLKKMVIGTKKLENVEATVVAGLNPPILIGSKVLTKFGEYSVDEEKRQLIFDIPGAVPNK; encoded by the coding sequence ATGGATAAGAAATTGTACCCCATCTTTTTGTCTATTTTGGTTGCTCTTTTTACACTGCAGGGTGTTGACGTTAGGGCGCAGAAAAACTACGGGCAGGAAGCAGATAAGGCTTATGACACGGAGCAATATTCCGTAGCAATAGACCTTTACAAACAAGCATACAATAAGGTTAAAAAGAACAAGGCTGAAAAAGCCAGGATTCTGTTTCGCCTTGCCGAATGCTACCGAAAAACCAATCAGGTAAAGCAATCTATTAACTGGTATAACAGGGTAATTAAGGCTAATTATCCTGATGCACTCACATGGCTGTACCTTGCAGAGGCACTCAAAGCAGATGAACAATATGCTGAGGCAATATTAAAATACACGGAGTACCAAAAACTCGCTCCTGAGGATCCTCGCGGAAAACAAGGTCAGGAGGCCTGCGAATTAGCCCAGAAATGGAAAGATGATCCTACGCGGTACGTGGTTGAGAATGTAAAAAAATTCAACACAAAACTTTCAGATTTTGCTCCATACTGGGGAGATAAAAATTACAAAGTTCTGTTATTTACTTCTACTCGTGAAGGTTCAACTGGCAACGCTACCGACGGATGGACAGGTCAGAGTTTTTCTGACATCTACGTCACCTATCAGGATAAAAAAGGCGCCTGGAGCGAACCGCTTCCCTGCGACGAAAATATTAATTCCAATTTCAACGAAGGAACGCCCTGGCTTAACAAAAAAGCAAACGTGATTTATTTTACCCGCTGCCCGGTCGTTAAAAAATCAAAAATGGGCTGTCAGATTTACTATGCAAAAAAACAAGGTAAAGGCTGGGCACCTCCCGATACGCTGAAGCTTTTCGATGATATGGGGATTGCTGTAGGTCATCCTTCACTTGATGATGAAGAATGTACGATTTATTTTGCATCTGATGCTCCCGGCGGCTATGGTGGTAAAGATATCTGGGTTGCAAAACGCAGCAAGAGAACCAAACCGTTTGATAAACCGGTCAACCTCGGACCTTCAATTAATGGATCGGGCGATGAAATGTTCCCTTATCTGCGCGATGACGGTAGTTTATATTACTCATCAAACAGCTACAACCATCCCGGAATGGGCGGTCTTGATATTTTCAAAACGATTAAAGAAGGTGACAAATGGGGCAAGTCGGAAAATTTGAAATACCCGATGAATTCAGCCGGTGATGATTTTGCTATCATTTTTAAAGGTGCCAAAGAAGAAGGTTATTTCTCGTCAAACCGTAAAGGCGGCAAAGGCGACGATGATATCTATTCATTCTATATTCCACCTTTGGTATTCACACTGCAGGGCGTTGTAAGAGACGACAGCACAAAACAGATTATTGTGGGTGCCAACGTTAAGCTGGTTGGCTCTGACGGCACCGTAGTTGAAGATTCTACGGATGCTACGGGAACTTACAAATTCGGTAAGACCCAGATTCTCGAAAACACTTCATACGAACTCACCGTATCAAAATCAGGTTATTTTTCGACGAAAGGTCGCGAAACAACTGTTGGTTTGCGTAACAGCAAAGATTTAATTCATGACTTTGTATTAATTCCGATTCCTCCAGTTCCCGTTGTGTTACCCGATATCTATTATGATCTTGCTAAATGGGATTTGAAACCACAATATCAGGACTCGCTGAACGGACTTATTCAAACATTGAATGAGAACCCGAGAATCGTAATAGAACTGGCATCACACACTGACTCCAGGCCCATTCCGATGACGAATGATACACTTTCTCAGCGCAGAGCACAGTCGGTTGTGAATTACCTTATTGAAAAAGGTATAAACCCCGGACGTCTGGTTGCAAAAGGTTATGGCGCGCATGTTCCCCGCACACTTGATCGCGACCGTATCGTGATGTACCCGCCCAACGAAAAAGGAAAACCTTATCCTTTTGCTAAAGGCACACAAATCACGGATGAATATATCAAGTCACTGAAGACAAAGGAACTTAAAGAAGCCGCACATCAGCTGAACCGCCGTACGGAATTCAGTATTCTCAGAGATGACTTTGTACCCGAAGCCTCACAGGATACGAATGCTCAAAATGTAGTAGTTGTAATTAATCCTAACGACAACATCGTAACTATTCTACCGGGCGGTGCAGGAACTTTTGAAGCGCGCTGCGTAGTGAACGGTATGAGCATGGATTTCAAATACGATGCAGCTGAAAATCTTCAGATATCTGTAGAAATGGCGAAACAAATGCTTACTGATCGCCGCATCACAAAATCAGATTTCAAAGAAAAAGACGGTGCCTTCAATGAAGATGGCTCTTTTAAAGAAAATGCAATTCTTGTTCTGAAGAAAATGGTGATTGGAACAAAAAAACTTGAGAATGTAGAAGCAACTGTTGTTGCAGGTCTTAACCCACCGATTCTCATTGGCTCGAAAGTGCTCACAAAATTTGGAGAGTACTCTGTTGACGAAGAAAAACGTCAGTTGATTTTCGATATACCGGGTGCTGTGCCTAATAAATAA